In Oscillatoria acuminata PCC 6304, a single window of DNA contains:
- a CDS encoding DNA polymerase III subunit delta', which yields MTVFAKLIGQPQAVELLNQAVYRDRIAPAYLFAGAPGVGRSLAARYFLELLLTARNPGVTPASTRKLENHPDLLWIEPTYLDKGKMLTATEAAATGFKRKSPPQIRLEQIRQIGEFLGRHPLEALRKVVVLEEAQTMKESAANGLLKTLEEPGRASIILIAPGIDSLLPTLVSRCQRIPFYRLTDAQMGEVLATVGYPQILENPAVLAMAQGSPGTAIGCWEKLQEIPAELLEKPLKPSLSTKQALEIAKEIDRSLDNEAQLWLIEYLQHAYWLSSQQRGTFNPNPLHLLDRARRYLLSYASPRLVWEVTLMGMKG from the coding sequence ATGACCGTTTTTGCTAAACTTATCGGACAACCCCAAGCTGTCGAACTCCTGAATCAGGCGGTGTATCGCGATCGCATTGCACCCGCCTATCTCTTTGCCGGTGCTCCCGGTGTGGGTCGCAGTTTGGCAGCGCGGTATTTTTTGGAACTCCTCCTCACTGCCAGAAATCCCGGCGTAACCCCTGCCTCCACTCGCAAACTGGAAAATCACCCAGATTTACTCTGGATAGAACCCACCTATCTGGATAAAGGCAAAATGCTCACTGCCACAGAAGCGGCAGCAACCGGGTTTAAACGCAAATCCCCCCCGCAAATTCGTCTCGAACAAATCCGTCAAATCGGGGAATTTTTAGGACGCCATCCCCTAGAGGCACTCCGCAAGGTAGTGGTCCTAGAAGAGGCACAAACCATGAAAGAAAGTGCTGCCAATGGATTGCTCAAAACCCTGGAAGAACCGGGACGTGCGAGTATTATTTTAATTGCACCAGGAATTGATTCTCTCCTCCCCACCTTAGTTTCCCGGTGTCAGCGCATTCCCTTTTATCGCCTCACCGATGCACAGATGGGGGAAGTGTTGGCAACCGTGGGATACCCGCAAATTTTGGAGAATCCGGCGGTATTGGCAATGGCGCAGGGGTCTCCCGGAACGGCGATCGGCTGTTGGGAAAAACTCCAGGAAATCCCTGCCGAACTCCTGGAAAAACCCCTGAAACCCTCCCTCTCCACTAAACAAGCGTTAGAAATTGCCAAAGAAATCGATCGCAGTCTCGACAATGAGGCGCAACTTTGGCTGATTGAATACCTCCAACACGCCTACTGGTTATCCTCCCAACAGCGCGGGACCTTCAACCCTAACCCCCTCCATCTCCTCGATCGCGCAAGACGCTATCTCCTCAGTTACGCCAGTCCCCGCCTCGTCTGGGAAGTCACCCTCATGGGGATGAAGGGATGA
- a CDS encoding trifunctional serine/threonine-protein kinase/ATP-binding protein/sensor histidine kinase yields the protein MKTPKRTTTQSHPEVPGYTLTELIYPGNRTHVYRGVHQQSQQPVVIKVMKRDYPTFEELAQFRSQFVITKNIEIPGIVRTLALEAFGNGYAIVMEDSGSISISQYLENQALSLLEIIEIAIELTTILHELHQQRIIHKDIKPANILIHPNSRQITLIDFSIASLLPKETQAIQSPQGLEGTLAYLAPEQTGRMNRGIDYRTDFYALGVTLYELLTGQLPFCSDDPLEIIYSHIAKNPTPVHEVNPEIPAMLGAIVAKLMAKNAEDRYQSALGLQHDLRECLSQWQARGEISEFALGQRDLGDRFNIPEKLYGRENEVQTLLATFDRVAQGSSELMLVAGFSGIGKTALVNEVHKPIARQRGYFIKGKFDQFQRNIPFSAFVQAFRDLMGQLLSESDAQIEQWKNQILSAVGENGQVLIDVIPELENILGKQPPPPELSGSAAQNRFNLLMQKFIQIFTSQEHPLVIFLDDLQWADSASLKLLQLLMQETGHLLVLGAYRDNEVSPLHSFILTVDEITKAGATVHTITLLPLSKVDINQLVADTLNNDVLKTQSLTELVYKKTLGNPFFATQFLKALYEEKQIIFNLDARCWCCDIEQVKALTFTDDVVEFMALQLQKLPKKTQDFLKLAACIGAQFDLQTLAIISESSLEETGTTLWIALQEGLIIPNTESYKFFMQSQRNETSEISANPTYRFLHDRVQQAAYSLIPEDQQQSTHLAIARLLRQSTPDAELEANIFEMVNHWNSAIALLLDPVEKINLAQLNLIAGSKAKAANAYELALKYCKIGLTLLDDLGGWQSQTSLMLALHEGAAAAAYLDGDFAQMEQWASAILAQKLEPLDRLKTYEIQIQAYTTQGIFQEAIGIAQTALTEFNTYLPEQPAPTDITSAVEKVTELLNGRTAEDLLDLPMMTEPEALAIMQLLSSVSGAAYLSASPVFPLIVLTQVMLSIQKGNNSLSAFSYSNYAVLLSKMLGDLDTAYDFAQMSSQLVAKLNARFIQPKVNLLLAVFFIHYKSHFRNSLALYKEGFQTAQEVGDVEFAGYNVHHLCQCAYIIGQDLNTLVTETEPYLNTLSKLNLTICLNYSHIVLQAVERLRNSQNQSILTNKTEQIHAAFTATNDLIGLHYYWVYSLTTSYLFNQYPQAIQDAIEVRQTLAVAGSGISELVFYFYDSLTALATHTEATDKTELLERVSKNQAILHHRAISAPMNFQHKYDLVEAEQHRVLGKNYEAGDSYDRAIAGAKANDYIQEEGLANELAAKFYLAWGKEKVAAGYMQEAYYCYARWGAKAKVVDLETRYPNLLRPILQPTVQFIDLLNTVNAVSSATASISIGTQHSSSSSSINQTLDLGSVLKASQVLSGTLQLDELFNQLTQIILQNSGGDRCVLIIPNDVGVWQVRVIATPDEVHLYADGIEQSHDLAIKLIQYVKNTQKVVAIDNLVTDLPVLDHYLHTQKPKSVLCLPILTQGRCIGILYLQNQLSAGVFNPERIAVLNFLCTQAAISLENARLYQQVQQSLTDLQQAQLKLVQSEKMSALGGLVSGVAHEINNPVGCILGNVGATEDYVKDLLRLLELYGKALPEPGDEIEAELDAVDLDYVREDLLQLIRAMRDSGDRIKTISQSLRTFSRKDTDHKQPFNLHDGIESTLLILRHRLKGNEHRPEIKVAKAYDWLNPVHCFPGQLNQVFMNIFANAIDVFDELAQQSSFAEIKAQKQQISIQIQQVENWVEIKIADNGAGIPQEIQAKIFDHLFTTKAVGKGTGLGLAIARQIVIETHGGKLQVNSQIGQGTEFVISLPQS from the coding sequence ATGAAAACTCCAAAAAGGACGACTACGCAATCACACCCTGAAGTCCCTGGCTATACTCTAACTGAGCTAATTTATCCAGGAAACCGCACCCATGTTTATCGTGGAGTTCACCAGCAGTCACAGCAACCTGTGGTGATCAAGGTGATGAAACGGGACTATCCCACCTTTGAGGAGTTGGCCCAGTTTCGGAGTCAATTTGTCATTACTAAAAATATCGAGATTCCTGGCATTGTCAGGACATTAGCCCTTGAAGCCTTTGGCAATGGCTATGCGATCGTCATGGAAGATAGTGGCAGTATATCGATCAGCCAATATCTTGAGAATCAAGCCCTAAGTTTATTAGAAATCATTGAAATTGCTATTGAATTAACGACCATTCTCCATGAGTTACATCAGCAGCGGATTATTCATAAAGATATCAAGCCGGCTAATATTCTCATTCATCCCAACTCTCGACAAATCACCCTGATTGATTTCAGTATTGCCTCATTGCTACCCAAGGAAACCCAAGCCATTCAAAGCCCCCAAGGACTAGAAGGAACTCTCGCCTACTTAGCCCCAGAACAAACTGGGCGGATGAACCGAGGGATTGACTATCGCACTGACTTTTATGCCCTAGGGGTGACACTCTATGAACTCTTGACGGGGCAACTGCCGTTTTGCAGTGATGACCCCTTAGAGATAATCTATAGCCACATTGCCAAAAACCCAACCCCAGTCCATGAGGTCAATCCTGAGATTCCAGCTATGCTTGGGGCGATCGTGGCTAAACTGATGGCTAAGAATGCCGAAGACCGTTACCAAAGTGCCCTGGGGCTTCAGCACGATTTACGAGAATGCTTGAGTCAATGGCAAGCAAGGGGTGAGATTAGTGAGTTTGCTTTGGGTCAACGAGATTTGGGCGATCGCTTCAATATCCCTGAAAAGCTCTACGGTCGAGAAAATGAAGTCCAAACGTTATTGGCAACCTTCGATCGAGTTGCACAAGGCAGTTCAGAACTAATGCTGGTAGCAGGGTTTTCCGGGATTGGCAAAACAGCATTAGTGAATGAAGTACACAAGCCGATTGCCAGACAACGGGGATACTTTATCAAAGGAAAATTCGACCAATTTCAACGCAATATTCCCTTTAGTGCTTTTGTGCAAGCCTTCCGGGATTTGATGGGGCAATTACTCTCAGAAAGTGATGCTCAAATAGAACAATGGAAAAATCAAATACTCTCAGCCGTGGGAGAGAATGGACAAGTTTTAATTGATGTAATTCCTGAATTGGAAAATATCCTTGGCAAGCAGCCACCACCCCCAGAACTATCAGGTAGTGCTGCTCAAAATCGGTTTAACTTATTAATGCAAAAGTTTATCCAGATTTTCACCAGTCAAGAGCATCCCCTCGTAATATTTTTAGATGATTTACAGTGGGCTGATTCTGCTTCACTGAAATTGCTACAGTTGTTAATGCAAGAAACAGGACATTTATTAGTATTAGGTGCTTACCGAGATAATGAGGTTTCGCCTCTTCACTCATTTATATTAACAGTAGATGAGATTACTAAAGCTGGGGCAACAGTGCATACGATTACTTTGTTGCCTTTAAGTAAAGTAGACATAAACCAGTTGGTAGCAGATACATTAAATAACGATGTTTTGAAAACTCAATCCTTGACAGAATTAGTCTATAAAAAAACCCTAGGAAATCCTTTCTTCGCCACACAGTTTCTCAAGGCACTCTATGAAGAAAAACAAATTATTTTTAACTTGGATGCACGCTGCTGGTGCTGTGATATTGAACAAGTTAAAGCCTTAACATTTACTGATGATGTGGTAGAGTTTATGGCTTTGCAGTTACAGAAATTGCCCAAGAAAACCCAAGATTTTCTCAAACTAGCAGCTTGTATTGGGGCGCAGTTTGATTTGCAGACTTTGGCAATTATTAGTGAAAGTTCCCTAGAGGAGACAGGTACAACTCTATGGATAGCTTTACAGGAAGGCTTGATTATTCCCAATACAGAAAGCTATAAGTTCTTTATGCAATCTCAGAGGAATGAAACTTCTGAAATATCGGCTAATCCGACCTATCGATTCCTCCATGATCGTGTCCAACAAGCTGCTTATTCTTTGATTCCCGAAGATCAACAACAGTCAACTCATTTGGCGATTGCTCGCTTACTGCGACAAAGCACCCCGGATGCAGAACTAGAAGCCAATATTTTTGAGATGGTCAACCACTGGAATAGCGCGATCGCACTCCTGCTCGATCCAGTTGAAAAAATCAATCTCGCCCAACTCAATTTAATCGCTGGAAGCAAAGCCAAAGCTGCTAATGCCTATGAACTGGCTCTGAAGTATTGCAAGATAGGTTTGACTCTTCTCGATGATCTCGGCGGCTGGCAGAGCCAAACCAGCCTGATGCTGGCATTGCATGAAGGTGCAGCAGCAGCGGCTTATCTCGACGGCGATTTTGCTCAAATGGAGCAGTGGGCGAGCGCAATCTTAGCTCAAAAACTAGAGCCTCTCGACCGGCTTAAAACCTATGAAATCCAGATTCAAGCCTATACAACCCAAGGGATATTTCAAGAGGCGATCGGGATCGCCCAGACTGCTTTAACCGAATTTAACACTTATCTTCCAGAGCAACCGGCACCGACAGATATAACATCGGCTGTAGAAAAAGTAACAGAATTGCTGAATGGTAGAACTGCTGAAGATTTACTCGATTTACCGATGATGACAGAACCGGAAGCATTGGCAATTATGCAGTTACTTTCTAGTGTTAGCGGTGCAGCCTATCTTTCTGCTTCCCCAGTATTTCCATTGATCGTTCTGACTCAAGTTATGTTGTCAATTCAGAAAGGTAATAATTCTTTATCAGCCTTTAGTTACAGTAACTATGCGGTTTTATTGAGCAAGATGTTAGGGGATTTGGATACAGCTTATGACTTTGCTCAGATGTCATCACAACTCGTGGCAAAACTCAATGCACGTTTTATCCAGCCCAAAGTTAATCTTCTCCTGGCCGTGTTTTTTATTCATTATAAATCTCATTTTCGCAACAGTTTAGCTTTATATAAGGAAGGTTTCCAAACAGCCCAGGAAGTCGGCGATGTAGAGTTTGCAGGCTATAACGTCCACCATTTATGTCAGTGCGCTTATATAATTGGTCAGGACTTAAATACTTTGGTGACAGAAACAGAGCCTTACCTAAATACCCTATCCAAGCTCAACCTCACAATATGCTTAAACTACTCTCATATTGTTTTGCAAGCAGTTGAGCGGCTCCGAAATAGTCAAAACCAGTCAATTTTGACAAATAAAACAGAGCAAATACACGCCGCATTCACCGCTACTAATGATTTAATTGGATTGCATTATTATTGGGTCTATAGCCTGACTACTTCCTATCTCTTCAATCAATATCCACAGGCAATTCAAGATGCAATAGAAGTGCGTCAAACCCTAGCAGTTGCAGGAAGCGGAATTAGCGAATTAGTTTTTTACTTTTACGATTCCCTGACAGCACTGGCTACCCATACTGAAGCCACAGACAAAACCGAACTGCTGGAGCGGGTTTCCAAAAATCAAGCCATACTCCACCATCGTGCAATTTCCGCACCGATGAACTTTCAACATAAATACGACCTAGTAGAAGCTGAACAACATCGGGTTTTAGGCAAGAATTATGAAGCAGGAGATAGCTATGATCGCGCGATCGCAGGTGCTAAAGCAAATGACTATATCCAAGAAGAAGGTTTAGCCAACGAATTAGCCGCAAAATTTTACCTTGCTTGGGGGAAAGAGAAAGTCGCCGCCGGTTATATGCAAGAAGCATATTATTGTTATGCCCGTTGGGGAGCAAAAGCGAAAGTGGTGGACTTAGAAACCCGTTATCCTAATTTGTTGCGACCGATCCTGCAACCCACAGTTCAGTTCATCGATCTGTTGAATACAGTCAACGCGGTCTCCAGCGCAACAGCATCGATTAGTATCGGCACTCAACATAGTAGCAGTAGTTCTAGTATTAACCAAACCCTAGATTTAGGCAGTGTTCTCAAAGCATCTCAAGTCCTTTCTGGTACATTACAGCTCGATGAATTGTTCAATCAACTCACGCAGATTATTCTACAAAACTCAGGGGGCGATCGCTGCGTCTTAATCATTCCCAATGATGTTGGGGTCTGGCAAGTTCGGGTTATAGCCACACCGGATGAGGTTCATCTCTATGCAGACGGGATCGAGCAGAGTCACGATCTAGCCATCAAACTGATTCAGTATGTCAAAAATACTCAAAAAGTCGTCGCGATCGATAATTTGGTCACGGATTTGCCGGTTTTAGATCATTATCTGCATACACAAAAGCCAAAGAGTGTACTATGTCTGCCCATCCTCACCCAGGGGCGTTGTATCGGAATTTTATATCTACAGAATCAGTTAAGCGCGGGCGTGTTTAATCCAGAACGCATCGCGGTTCTCAATTTCCTCTGCACTCAAGCCGCAATTTCCCTAGAAAATGCACGGCTGTATCAACAGGTGCAACAGTCTCTCACGGATTTGCAACAAGCTCAACTCAAACTGGTGCAGAGTGAGAAAATGTCAGCATTGGGGGGATTAGTCTCGGGGGTGGCCCATGAGATTAATAACCCGGTGGGTTGTATTCTGGGTAATGTGGGGGCGACTGAGGACTATGTTAAGGATTTATTGAGACTGCTTGAGCTTTATGGGAAAGCATTACCTGAACCGGGTGATGAGATTGAAGCGGAACTGGATGCGGTGGATTTAGACTATGTGCGAGAGGATTTGCTTCAGTTGATTCGGGCGATGCGAGATAGCGGCGATCGCATTAAAACCATTAGCCAAAGTTTACGCACATTTTCCCGAAAAGATACAGATCACAAACAGCCCTTTAATCTCCATGACGGCATTGAAAGTACATTGCTGATTTTGCGCCATCGCCTCAAAGGGAATGAACATCGCCCTGAGATTAAAGTAGCTAAAGCCTATGATTGGCTCAACCCGGTTCATTGTTTCCCGGGTCAATTAAATCAGGTGTTTATGAATATTTTCGCCAATGCCATTGATGTGTTTGATGAGCTGGCCCAACAGTCATCGTTTGCCGAAATCAAAGCGCAAAAGCAACAGATTTCTATTCAGATTCAACAAGTTGAAAACTGGGTTGAGATTAAAATTGCTGACAATGGCGCGGGTATTCCTCAAGAGATTCAAGCCAAGATTTTTGACCATTTGTTCACCACTAAAGCAGTGGGGAAAGGAACGGGCTTAGGATTGGCGATCGCCCGTCAAATTGTCATTGAGACCCACGGGGGCAAATTACAGGTCAACTCTCAAATCGGTCAAGGGACAGAATTTGTGATTAGCCTGCCCCAAAGCTGA
- a CDS encoding (Fe-S)-binding protein, with product MKPVESTIAAKSSNFLGQNPHLSELSESEGLPGFDTQHPPDPKLIDTCVHCGFCLSTCPSYRVIGKEMDSPRGRIYLMDAIANGEAPLAEGTVEHFDTCLGCLACVSTCPSGVQYDKLLAATRPQVERNYERSLGDRLIRSLIFNLFPYPNRLRPLLVPLYLYQKLGIPKLVRQTGLLKKISPRLAAMESILPNITGEFFKGNYPDVIPAQGEKRYRVGMLLGCVQRLFFNPVNEATVRVLTANGCEVVIPKGQGCCAALPAHQGQEEQAQAIARQMIDSFEGTEVDFIIINAAGCGHTLKEYGHILQDDPNYRDKAQSFANQVKDVQEFLAMVGLTAKLSPLTEGKLTLVYQDACHLLHGQKISQQPRQILKQIPGVELKEPMDAALCCGSAGVYNMLQPEVSEELGQQKVQNLLNTGAELIASPNPGCALQIQKHLQLAGKDILLMHPMELLDLSIRGVRLK from the coding sequence ATGAAACCTGTTGAATCTACTATTGCAGCTAAATCCAGTAACTTTTTGGGTCAAAATCCGCATTTGAGTGAATTAAGCGAGTCGGAAGGGTTGCCGGGATTTGATACTCAACATCCACCGGATCCGAAACTGATTGATACTTGTGTTCATTGTGGATTTTGTTTGTCTACTTGTCCGAGTTATCGAGTGATTGGCAAGGAAATGGATTCGCCGCGAGGACGGATTTATTTAATGGATGCGATCGCCAATGGGGAAGCGCCTCTGGCAGAGGGAACGGTGGAACATTTTGATACTTGTTTGGGATGTTTAGCTTGTGTCAGCACTTGTCCCTCGGGGGTGCAATATGATAAATTGCTGGCGGCGACTCGTCCTCAAGTTGAGCGCAATTATGAACGGTCCCTAGGCGATCGCCTGATTCGCAGTCTCATTTTTAACCTATTCCCCTATCCCAACCGTCTGCGTCCTTTATTGGTTCCCCTTTATCTGTACCAAAAGTTGGGAATTCCTAAATTAGTGCGCCAGACGGGTTTATTAAAGAAAATTTCCCCGCGTTTGGCGGCAATGGAGTCAATTTTACCCAATATTACCGGGGAGTTTTTTAAGGGGAACTATCCCGATGTGATTCCGGCACAAGGGGAGAAACGGTATCGGGTGGGGATGTTACTCGGATGTGTACAGCGGTTATTTTTTAATCCGGTGAATGAGGCAACGGTTCGGGTTTTAACCGCTAATGGCTGTGAGGTGGTGATTCCGAAAGGACAGGGATGTTGTGCCGCCTTGCCTGCACACCAAGGACAAGAAGAACAGGCACAGGCGATCGCCCGTCAGATGATTGATAGTTTTGAAGGCACTGAAGTTGATTTTATCATTATTAATGCCGCCGGATGTGGTCATACCCTCAAAGAATATGGTCATATTCTCCAGGATGACCCGAATTATCGCGACAAAGCTCAATCTTTTGCTAATCAGGTGAAAGATGTTCAAGAATTCTTAGCAATGGTGGGATTAACGGCTAAACTTTCTCCCTTAACTGAGGGGAAATTAACCCTGGTGTATCAGGATGCTTGTCATCTCTTACATGGTCAAAAAATTAGTCAGCAACCGCGCCAAATTCTCAAACAAATTCCGGGAGTGGAACTGAAAGAACCGATGGATGCAGCGTTATGTTGTGGCAGTGCCGGGGTTTATAATATGCTCCAGCCGGAGGTATCGGAAGAGTTGGGTCAGCAAAAAGTGCAGAATCTGCTCAATACCGGGGCTGAGTTAATTGCTTCTCCCAATCCCGGTTGTGCGTTGCAAATTCAAAAGCATTTGCAGTTAGCGGGGAAAGATATACTGCTGATGCACCCGATGGAATTATTAGATTTATCAATTCGGGGGGTGCGGTTGAAATAG
- a CDS encoding FAD-binding oxidoreductase, whose product MSAIAQTLSSILGSDGVVEWDSLDSPTQQRLRCAFPSASLPHCIAYPSTQAQLAEAIAAIAASRCAFVPAGSLSKIDWGGVPSGVQVILSTARLNRLIEHAVNDLTVTMEAGMSLASLQSILADAGQFLALDPAYGDRATLGGIVATGDTGSWRQRYGGVRDQLLGVSFVRSDGELAKAGSRVVKNVAGYDLMKLFTGSYGTLGMICQVTFRVYPQSEASGTVMLSGDTAAIASASQTLLASALTPTAADLLSPGLVKQLGRGEEMGLVVRFQSVAESVQEQSARLMAVGETLGLKGTCHTQKDEADLWQGLRERMQPDGTFGAIACKIGVRPTEAVAALSKFAALSDGSGLGQIHLSSGLGWLQFAEGTVQESVLSMRQLCQSSGGFLSVMVAPISVKNQVDVWGYQGNALEVMRKIKQQFDSDHILSPHRFMGGI is encoded by the coding sequence ATGTCAGCGATCGCCCAAACTTTATCCAGTATTCTTGGTTCCGATGGTGTTGTCGAGTGGGACAGTCTGGATTCGCCTACTCAACAGCGTCTCCGTTGCGCTTTTCCTTCTGCTTCCCTGCCGCATTGCATTGCCTATCCCTCAACTCAAGCTCAATTAGCTGAGGCGATCGCCGCTATTGCTGCCAGTCGCTGTGCCTTTGTCCCCGCAGGGTCCTTGAGTAAAATCGATTGGGGTGGGGTGCCCTCGGGGGTGCAAGTGATTTTGAGTACCGCACGTCTGAATCGCCTCATCGAACACGCCGTGAATGATTTAACGGTGACGATGGAAGCGGGGATGAGTTTAGCCTCGTTACAATCGATTCTCGCAGATGCGGGTCAGTTTTTGGCTTTAGATCCAGCTTATGGCGATCGCGCTACTTTGGGAGGAATTGTTGCCACAGGAGATACTGGCAGTTGGCGACAACGGTATGGGGGAGTGCGCGATCAACTGTTGGGAGTTTCCTTCGTGCGATCGGATGGGGAGTTGGCGAAGGCAGGCAGTCGCGTTGTCAAGAATGTGGCGGGATATGACTTGATGAAATTATTCACCGGGTCTTACGGCACATTGGGGATGATTTGTCAAGTCACTTTTCGGGTTTATCCTCAATCGGAGGCATCGGGAACGGTGATGTTGTCCGGGGATACAGCAGCGATCGCCTCTGCTAGTCAAACTTTACTCGCTTCAGCCCTCACGCCAACGGCAGCGGATTTGTTGTCGCCGGGATTGGTGAAGCAATTGGGGAGAGGGGAAGAGATGGGATTGGTGGTTCGCTTCCAAAGTGTAGCAGAAAGTGTGCAAGAACAATCGGCGCGGTTGATGGCGGTGGGGGAAACGTTAGGATTGAAGGGGACTTGTCATACTCAGAAGGATGAGGCGGATTTATGGCAAGGATTGAGAGAACGAATGCAACCGGATGGCACATTCGGGGCGATCGCCTGCAAAATAGGAGTACGTCCTACAGAAGCGGTGGCAGCTTTATCCAAATTTGCGGCACTTTCTGATGGCAGTGGGTTGGGTCAAATTCATCTCAGTAGTGGGTTGGGTTGGTTGCAGTTTGCGGAGGGGACGGTGCAGGAGTCGGTTTTATCGATGCGGCAACTCTGTCAATCTTCTGGGGGCTTTTTGAGTGTGATGGTTGCACCGATTTCCGTTAAAAATCAGGTCGATGTTTGGGGGTATCAGGGAAATGCTCTTGAGGTGATGCGAAAAATTAAGCAGCAGTTTGATTCAGATCATATTTTAAGTCCTCATCGCTTTATGGGGGGAATTTAA
- a CDS encoding tetratricopeptide repeat protein, with amino-acid sequence MKPNLLGSGLLTAAACLCLEMPVLAATGAYPELDSKFGVNATAEIAQTPENTYQAWGNECSNLVEQERFSEAIAACDRAVTLKPDYSLGLTNRCVALLQLDRYQDAVESCRRALTGDGNWGDRTEASGWLNFGGSLILFAGEKPNPNEAIPLLQQALLAFDKSLEIEPANSNTRQLRNELERLIQDLT; translated from the coding sequence ATGAAACCTAATCTCCTCGGATCTGGACTCCTCACGGCAGCAGCCTGTCTGTGCCTCGAAATGCCAGTCCTAGCAGCCACTGGCGCTTATCCTGAACTCGACTCCAAGTTTGGCGTGAATGCCACCGCTGAAATCGCCCAAACCCCAGAAAATACCTATCAAGCCTGGGGGAACGAATGTAGCAATCTCGTTGAGCAAGAGCGCTTCAGCGAGGCGATCGCCGCTTGCGATCGGGCAGTGACCCTCAAACCGGACTATTCCCTCGGGTTAACCAACCGCTGCGTCGCCCTCCTGCAACTCGATCGCTATCAAGATGCCGTAGAATCCTGTCGCCGCGCACTCACCGGCGATGGCAACTGGGGGGACCGAACCGAAGCCAGTGGCTGGCTCAACTTTGGCGGGTCCCTCATCCTCTTTGCCGGAGAAAAACCCAATCCCAACGAAGCCATTCCCCTGCTGCAACAAGCCCTCCTCGCCTTTGATAAGTCCCTGGAAATCGAACCCGCCAACTCCAATACCCGCCAACTCCGCAACGAGTTGGAAAGACTGATCCAAGATTTAACTTAA